The following coding sequences lie in one Carassius gibelio isolate Cgi1373 ecotype wild population from Czech Republic chromosome A17, carGib1.2-hapl.c, whole genome shotgun sequence genomic window:
- the LOC128031739 gene encoding ERO1-like protein alpha — MTMKSFILLAVLVTSVHTTTAAGSAAHRCFCQVTGTLDDCACDVETIDSFNNKEIFPKLQKLLASDYFRFYKVNLNNPCPFWTDHSQCGLKYCAVKPCTPGEVPEGLKSSSYKYSEAASQDIEECEKAEKLGAVNGSLSEETRQALQEWKKHDDESDRFCMLDDEDSPESQYVDLLLNPERFTGYKGPEAWRIWNSIYEENCFKPYSVKRPLNPLASNSGDDGPGFYRWLEGLCVEKRAFFRLISGLHASINIHLSARYLLDENWFELKWGHNVSEFQLRFDEELTEGEGPKRLRNLYFLYLIELRALAKILPYFEHPTFHLYTGQHTQDNENKKLLLELLHIAKSFPLHFDETALFAGNKKEATKLKDDFKLTFKNISRIMDCVECFKCRLWGKLQTQGLGTALKILFSERQIEAIPNTSNTNPSFQLSRQEIVSLFNAFGRISTSIRELENFRSLLSNLKQ; from the exons ATGACAATGAAATCCTTCATTCTGCTGGCGGTTTTAGTGACCAGCGTCCACACTACGACAGCAGCAGGATCCGCAGCGCACAGGTGCTTCTGTCAG GTCACTGGGACCCTTGATGACTGTGCTTGTGATGTGGAGACCATCGACAGCttcaacaacaaagaaatctttCCCAAACTACAAAAACTACTAGCATCTGATTATTTCCGGTTTTATAAG GTCAATCTGAACAACCCCTGTCCGTTCTGGACAGACCACAGTCAGTGTGGACTCAAATACTGTGCTGTGAAACCGTGCACACCG gGTGAAGTACCAGAGGGCCTTAAATCCAGCAGTTATAAG TATTCAGAAGCAGCCAGTCAGGATATAGAGGAGTGTGAGAAGGCAGAGAAACTTGGAGCTGTCAACGGTTCTCTAAG TGAGGAGACACGCCAGGCTCTTCAGGAGTGGAAGAAACACGACGATGAATCGGACCGTTTCTGCATGTTGGACG atGAGGACTCGCCTGAATCACAGTATGTCGACCTCCTGCTCAACCCTGAGCGTTTCACCGGCTATAAAGGACCAGAGGCCTGGCGGATCTGGAACAGCATATATGAGGAGAACTGCTTCAA ACCATATTCAGTTAAGCGACCACTGAATCCTTTGGCGTCTAACAGTG GAGATGACG GGCCAGGGTTCTACCGCTGGCTAGAAG GCTTGTGTGTAGAGAAACGAGCGTTCTTCAGGCTAATCTCAGGACTACATGCCAGTATAAACATACACCTGAGCGCCAGGTACCTACTAGATG AAAACTGGTTCGAACTGAAGTGGGGTCACAATGTCTCGGAGTTCCAGCTGAGGTTTGACGAGGAGCTGACAGAAGGGGAGGGGCCAAAGAGGCTCCGCAACCTTTACTTCCTGTACCTCATTGAGCTGCGTGCTCTGGCAAAAATACTCCCTTATTTTGAACATCCCACCTTTCATTTGTACACTGGCCAACACACGCAAGATAACGAGAACAAGAAATTGCTTCTAGAGCTCCTTCATATAGCCAA ATCTTTTCCGTTGCATTTTGACGAGACTGCTCTATTTGCTGGGAATAAGAAGGAAGCCACGAAACTAAAA GACGACTTCAAGCTGACCTTTAAGAACATCTCACGCATCATGGACTGTGTTGAATGCTTTAAATGCAGACTTTGGGGCAAATTGCAG ACCCAAGGCTTGGGAACCGCACTGAAAATTCTGTTCTCAGAAAGGCAAATAGAGGCAATTCCCAACACAAGCAACACCAATCCATCATTTCAGCTCAGCCGGCAGGAAATAGTGTCTTTGTTCAATGCTTTCGGAAG GATCTCCACGAGTATCAGAGAGCTGGAGAACTTTCGCTCGCTGTTGTCAAATCTCAAACAGTGA